A region of the Pseudoliparis swirei isolate HS2019 ecotype Mariana Trench chromosome 21, NWPU_hadal_v1, whole genome shotgun sequence genome:
CCCAAACCTGGTCTGTTCTAGTCTGGGTCGGTTGGATCAGGTCTGTTCTAGTCTGGGTCGGTTGGATCAGGTCTGTTCTAGTCTGGGTCGGTTGGATCAGGTCTGTTCTAGTCTGGGTCGTTTGGATCAGGTCTGTTCTAGTCTGGGTCGGTTGGATCAGGTCTGTTCTAGTCTGGGTCGTTTGGATCAGGTCTGTTCTAGTCTGGGTCGTTTGGATCAGGTCTGTTCTAGTCTGGGTCGGTTGGATCAGGTCTGTTCTAGTCTGGATCGGTTGGATCAGGTCTGTTCTAGTCTGGGTCGTTTGGATCAGGTCTGTTCTAGTCTGGATCGGTTGGATCAGGTCTGTTCTAGTCTGGGTCGTTTGGATCAGGTCTGTTCTAGTCTGGGTCGGTTGGATCAGGTCTGTTCTAGTCTGGGTCGGTTGGATCAGGTCTGTTCTAGTCTGGGTCGGTTGGATCAGGTCTGTTCTAGTCTGGGTCGGTTGGATCAGGTCTGTTGTAGTCTGGGTCGGTTGGATCAGGTCTGTTCTAGTCTGGGTCGGTTGGATCAGGTCTGTTCTAGTCTGGGTCGTTTGGATCAGGTCTGTTCTAGTCTGGGTCTGTTGGATCAGGTCTGTTCTAGTCTGGGTCGGTTGGATCAGGTCTGTTCTAGTCTGGGTCTGTTGGATCAGGTCTGTTCTAGTCTGGGTCGGTTGGATCAGGTCTGTTCTAGCCTGGGTCTGTTGGATCAGGTCTGTTCTTGTCTGGGTCTGTTCTAGTCTGGGTCTGTTGGATCAGGTCTGTTCTAGTCTGGGTCGGTTGGATCAGGTCTGTTCTAGTCTGGGTCTGTTTGTGGGCAGATGATTTATAAAGAATCTTTATCTCCAGCTTCAGTCGAGGTCGATTCTTTTATGAGAAACTAAATCTGACCCGTGAAGGTGAACCCGGTCAGAGTGGAACTCGTCTTCTTCAGAGAGGAAATTTTTTGAAGATCTTCGTCCACCGACGTgctaacaaataaaacaaaaaacagctcTGGTTCGATTCCCAACTAAAACAAAGACAACGTTTCCAAAGCTCCGGCCCTGACATCAGCCTCGGCTTCAACCCCTAAATGCCTCACAGCACCAGAGAGTGAACGTTTGGAATTTAACCCCCAACCATGGAAGAGCTGGCGCCCACCGACACCAATGGGAACCAACCGAATCCCGTTTGGGACCTCCTTCCGCTCAGTGAGCTCGGCAGTAGTGCCGGTGGGTCTGAAGGGGATCCCTCCAATCGTTGGTTCTTTCTCTCCTGGTTCTGTGAGGGAAACTTTCGGGGCTGAAATCCAAAGTgacgttgtgttgttgttgtttcccccGAGGCTGATCCCAGAGCAGCTCTTGGGAACCCGAGCTACAACGGACAGATTTAAACAACGGTCACTCTGACGTCCACGCGGAGCGAGAACAGCTCCGTCTAACGCTAAGAGAGATGGCACTCAGTAACCATAGAGATATATAACCTTAGTAGTTCaggtaaacaaaaaacaaaaaaacaccatcAACCACAACATCAACGGCTCGGTATCCCTCTTGAGCGGTCTCGAGGAGGTCCTTCAGAGTCTCGACAAATgtcggggggttggggggggacgCCATCGCAGAAATCTGCAAAGTCCACGTCGAAGGCAGATTTCTTTATCTGTGAATTCagccacaaaaacaaacaagagatGGGATCGCTTCCATCCGGCCGCTTATGAATCCAATCTTGTGCTCGCTGGTTTCTCAAACTGACGGCCGAGTCGATCGGGATCAAACATCCAGCTGTCGATCGGTGGACGGAAGTCGCCGCCATTGTGGGCGGTGATGGCGGGATTAGTCAGTCAGGATTAGCTTTTTCTGGACGCCCCTTCTGGACGCCCCTTCTATACGCCCCTTCTGGACGCCCCTTCTATACGCCCCTTCTGGACGCCCCTTCTATACGCCCCTTCTGGACGCCCCTTCTGGACGCCCCTTCTGGATCCCTCGCTAGGGCAACGTTTGACGAGTTCTGGTTCAAGCCGATAAACTCTGTGTCTTTTCCATTTCGTTCTAACGTGTAGTTCAGGAACATCAGGTAATGGTGAACCTGTTCCAACACGACTGACATGAACTGTGAACATAAGACAAAGTGCACTTTGTGGGAGCAGGTTTGAGGAAACAGCTGAGAGACGTCTCACTTTTACACTCCGACTGACTTTGAAGCAAATTTTATATTTACACGAGAAATGCTTTAGTTTGTCTTTACTTTTAGTTTATTTCTAAACGTCAAGCTATTAGTTTGTTTCATTCGTTTTGAACTCTACCTCCGTGAAACGACACCAGCCTTTACAATCATTATACCGCCGCTGTGAAAACTGATGCTTTTTAAATTTAGTTCAGAGGGTTTTAGAAAGAGTTCCATCCCAAAGAAAAGGTAGAAAACCAGTGTGTAATATTTCAGATTAAAACTGGAGGATTTTAACCATCAATGACACAAGATTGCTCTCTGAGGCAGTTGACCTGTTTCTGATGAAAAATATTGCTCTTCACTCATTACAGGATCTAATTACTCTAATCTCTACAATTGACAAAATATACCTTTATGTTTTTCTAAGAATAAATCCTAAATCATTTGCTGTACAGGAATACGGTTGCTGTCAACTAGTTTGACTTGTTGGGTGAATCTTGCAGGTGATGTGCAGTTTTACTTAGAATTGAGGGTTCTGAAtcatcaaaagaaagcagagtgTCTCTGAATGGAGAGATGCACGAAGCGAAAGGGAATATTTTAGCGTTGGGACTGAACATCGTTGTGTCTGACCTCAGAACTCAGGAGACAAAGACCGGAGCGATGACGCCTTCCCGGCTGTTGTTTGGTGCTTTGTTTTCCGTGTAAAAGTGGCCAttgtttattcttatttatgcAAGAAGCTTTTTCTCTCCCAAAAGGCTGACGCACAGAAAGACCAACCCAGAAACCTTCCATACCGGACGGAGTCTCTCCTGCTTCATGGAGCCGAGCCTTCGTCATCGCCCGAAGACGAGCGAGGCGTCTTCTGCGCAATGCTCAACCATTTAAAAGTCATGTGACGACTCCGTTGCAGAACTGTTGGCGTGAGCGGTTAAAGGAACCAACGGGATTACATCCCAAACTTTAGCGTTTGAGTAGCTTAAACCATGTTTTTAGGATCAATATTTGCTCTTTCTGGTTCTTATAATGTGCAACGTTGCATTTCTGGAGTCTCCCAATTATAACTCCGACTTGACATTGACGTCGATATCTGATAGTTCCCTTAACTCCCGCATGACCTGAACGCCACATCAGCTCAGTGGATATGCATCTCCGTCTGTTGAATGTGCATCAAGATATGTCGGGTCCCGCGATGGAACCGAGCGTTCCTGCTGACGGGACGGATGTGCTTGTGACGACGAGCTCGTAAACATGGAGGTTTCAACCAGAAGAACTCCGGATGGGGATTCTTCCAAGGAAcaggacttaaaatgacagaTCTAAACAATATACTGGTTCCAGTTTCTAGTACCAGTCTCCCGAAACACTAGATcccacatttcccacaatgcacctcaaGTAGCGTCGTGTCTACTCTCCAAAGTTACAAAATGGTGGCTAGCTAAATATTTTGTGTGTATTCTGTAAAAAGCGACAGTTGGGATCGGGGGTCCGAATTCTTCTTTTGACATTTTCCAAATGAGCCGACAGCCGAGTCAAACCTCTCGCTGCAGATACTCCGAACCGCGTCGGCTGGAACAAGCTTCCTGCTGCCGGGCTGAAGATGTTCAGTCATGTGACTTCTCCACCTTCACAACCCGTGACAGATGAAACCCTCGGGCTCGACCCCCATCGTTAACTTCCTGTTCATCCCGTGTCCGGATGACTAATGGTTTGACCCGCCTGCGTCCGCCGATCACACGGTCTCCATGACGATGACCACTTTGCCGCCGTCCTCGGTGGTCGGCGTGGCCGTGGAGGCGGAGTTACGCGGTCTGAGCCCCTCCCCCGTGGTGGTGTGACCTCTGGCGGGGCAGTCCACGCTGTCGTGGAGATCAGTGTCTCCACCTGTATTTTTATCCCTCTCcgcacttcctcctctcctgccatCCTCCTTCcttgccccctcctcctccttctcctcttcctcctcctcctcctcctcttctacccGACACCGGCACACCTCGATGCCGGAGTCACCGGTGAGTCGACGATGTCGATACTGGCTCTCGTCGGCTCCCATgtcctcatcttcatcgtcgtcattgtcctcctcctcttcctcctccccgtcctccCAGCATGGAGGTCCTGGTTCAAACACGTCCACGCAGGGCGAGAAGAGGGTCTGTTTGGGGGGAGACTGGGTGGCGCGAggcgagggggagagggaggaggcgtggccggGGGAAGAGCCACCTTTGTTGCACTGGTGCAGAGCGGTGAGGGGGTCGAGGAGTAACGCCGGGGCTGggagggaaggggaggaaggaaggggggaggatggggagagggcTGCAACGGGGGACTGGCAGGGCGTGAAAGAAGACTCTATGGTTATGGatgggaaggaggaagaggaagaggcaggTGTAGTGAAGGAGAGCACTGGGGCACCTGGTCTGGAACCAACACTGGAGAGTTTTGATGCAGATCCAGAACCAGAACCTAAACCAGCCTGGACATTGAATGCCGATGGACTGAGAAGGTCCGAGTCTGGCGATTGAGACGGGACCCCAGAAGGACCTGAACCAGCTGGTgctgcagctggatggagatCAGATACAAGAACTGCAGCAGACTCTGGGTAGTGGGCTGAGCCTGACATCGGGCTGGGAGGAACCAGCGCTACATCGGACTCGGGGGACAGTTCTAGAAACTGGCACTGGGCTAATGTAGGCGAAGCAAGCGTCGGGTCAGGAGGTGCAGGTTTCAGATCGGGGTTCGTTTCACAGTCTGACGCTATGGTGATTTTAGGTCGTAGGTTTGGCACTCGGGTGGAAGGTTGGGTAAGGTTTACTAGTGTTGGGTTTGAAACAGAGATACGGTTTGTGGGTCCTGGTTCTAGAACTTGGGTCAGTTTGGAAGGTACTGGGGCTGGAGCTGGGGTATGGTTTAAAGGTGCCGGAGTTGGCACAAGACTAGGATTTGGGTCCGGGGTTGAGGGGCTAGCAGAGTCTGTTAAGACCAAAGTTCTTCCAACTTCTGGGGTTGGGGCTGAGTTTGGACTCCCAGGAACATCGGCTGTATCAAAAGTTCTCGTGAGATGGAGGGTTCTGAGGGTCAGGGTGTCAGGACTGCTTTCTGTTAGGGTGGAGGGGCCGGACATGAAGGTGGTTTTGGGGTCCTCAGCTGGACTCTCAATGGTTTGAATGGAGGGAAGTAATGAGTCAACGGTTGGACTAGGGAGAGGAACTGGGCTACCGGCGCTGACCATTGGGCTACCGGCGCTGACCATTGGGCTACCGGCGCTGACCATTGGGCTACCGGCGCTGACCATTGGGCTACCGGCGCTGACCATTGGGCTCCGCGGTGTGAAGTCGAGCTGTTGCTTCATGGGACATGTTGTTCCAACGGGAACCTCTGAACCAGAAGAGGGCAGCGGCTGAGGGGAGGTCGCCCCGGTAACCACCGCAACGGTAACCAGCGAGTCCTCGGCATCCGGTTCCCGAGCTTCGGCGCCGTCTTCGTCGCCGATGTCGACGGCCACCTCGGCGCCCGCCGGCCGCGCCTCGTTTACCTCCAAACGGGTCGCCGCGGCCGCGATGGTCTCCATCGTGACGTCAAAggcgaggggcgtggcctcgCTGGGCGTGGTGGCGTGGCTCGTGTCCGTCTCGTAGGTGACGGGGGCCGACAGGGAGGAGCTACACGGAGAGGAGGGGCAGCAGGAGTCACAGGAACAACTGGAGCTGGAGGGAGGACACTTgttctgattattattattaatgacttaCAGTTGTTCTGTGTATCAGAAGTACTGAGTAGCACCAGTAGCACCAGTAGCACCAGTGGCCTCAGTCATACTAGGAGTATCAGTGTCACCAGTACTGCAGTAACACTTCTGTCAACAGAGGGGTTAGCCGTAGCATTAGCTCACCTGTTGTcggagctgagggaggaggggccgtcGCTCAGGGGCCGGTGCAGCAGCGGGTCGTGCTGCGTCAGCAGGTGGGGGTCGGCGGTGCGGGGGGGCTGCGGGTACCGCGGCGTGGTGAACACGGAGCTGTAcggcgggggaggggtggagggctGAGCCGCCACCTCCTCGTAGGACGGCAGCTTCAGGGACGCCAGGAAACCTGAAAACAGCAGATGGCGTTTCTGGAGGATTCTGTTCTttttggccactagggggcgacggACACAAGTGGACCACGACGTCGAGGTCACGTTCACGTTGCTTTTGTGAATCTTTAGTGAGCAGTTTCTTCTTCCCACGTCCAGTTTCACGTCAACGTGAGGACTCCTTCGCCCTCTGAGCCCAAAACCCACCAGCGGGAATGAAAAGAATGATTCCTTTGAACAAACGGACACAACTACAGCAGAGGTTGTAGAAATGTGAATAGTTCAATATTTAAAACAAGGAGAGGCTTTTTTTTCCAAAGATGTCGGATaaatcctggagagggatcctcctctgttctctcctcaagggttcgtcccttcttccccctgaagggttgtttgggagttgttcctgatccgatgtgaggtcaaaggtcagggatgtctatgtgtacagattgtaaagcactcggagacacatttgtaatttgtgaaaatgggctctacaaataaactgaattgaatggaatTAAATAGAATCCAGTGTTCCCCAATTTGGTATCAATGTTGTCCCATGAAGCATGAAGCTGCGTTGGGTTCCGCTCGTCGCCCGACTTCGCCCAGTATTCTCTGTTCGGTCTCCGCCGACTCCTGCAGGACATTTCTGTCTCTTTAGCGGCTAAATGCTCGACTCGGTTCACCGGCTACAGGTGGTGAACAGCTTTTACTCTGAAAAACCATCTCCATCAACTCCTGAATGAGAACCGTTGAGCGGGCTTACTGAGGTCCAGCATGGAGGACGGGTAGGAGTTGGCCCCGTGGTAGGCCAGCAGGCTGATCTcccgctgccgctgctgctgctggacccTCAGCTTGGCTCGCCGGTGTCGGTACGCACAGCAGCAGCTGAACAGGATGAGGACGGTCCACAGCAGCCAGAAccctgagggggaggggccacacGTCGTCGTGGAAACAAAGCCCGAGTAACAACACAAGTAAAGTCTGAATTCACTTTTAAAATGCTTGTTTCGTGAATGAGTTTGGCTCAATCTGTGCTacgctaggctaggctaacatCGTAGCTGCTTCATCAACACTCAGAATGATGTcgtctaaaaataaatacagaagtTATTGTTACTTGACATTCAGTTTTCACCAGAACAACaactatataatgtatataatatataatataaagtcTTACACCAGAGCTCGTAGTAGTAGGTGCAGCAGCCGGTTTCCCCGCAGCAGTGTCCCGTCTCACACAGGTAGCCTCCGTTAGCGTTGGCCCCGGGGCAGTATCGCGGTCTGCCCAGCAGGGGCAGGCTACCACCGGAGTGGTACTCCATCGCACCCCCGCTCTGTCCGGACGCTAGCGCCGCGCCACCGCTAACTAGCCGTTAGCTAGCAAAACACGGAAAACCAGGATCGGAGTACAACTACATATTCTTTCAGGTCCTTTATTCGATCGAATATCTGCGCTAGCTGTTAGCTGCTAACTGCAAGTAGCTTCAAGGTGAAGCTAATCTACATTTATCTAATTATTGATAAAGGAGGTGAAATAGTTGTTTTGTTCTGCAGCTGAGAGACTTCCTTAAAGGTCAACGAGGAACAAACACTGGAAATACTGCAGCTGGAGTAGagcggggggcggggccggagGCGGCCAATAGGAGCTCCTGaactggagagagagggagaagacaaCAGAGGATTGACAACTGGACGTGTTTGATATTCACCACACAATGCTcccgcttcacacacacacacgcgcctgtATGTCTGGACTTGTGAGGACCACagtcccatgatgcattgcCAGGCCCCTCTTCAGAGGGTCTCATGCCTCCTGCTTCacgttctctctctcatgaAGGAAAACTCACATTTAAAGGAGGAAAAACTACTTTTAAACTCAAAGCCCTGAAACCCAAACCAACAGATGTTTTTATTACATCACCGTTTATGTTGAATTGTTACGATTATATTGTCATTATTATcactgtttgtgtctctttagcTGCTACTAGTACACAGAGAACCTgaccaggtagagaacagagaacctgaacaggtagagaacagagaacctgaacatgtagagaacagagaacctgaacaggtagagaacagagaacctgaacaggtagagaacagagaacctgaacaggtagagaacagataacctgaacaggt
Encoded here:
- the LOC130212199 gene encoding mucin-2-like; translation: MEYHSGGSLPLLGRPRYCPGANANGGYLCETGHCCGETGCCTYYYELWWFWLLWTVLILFSCCCAYRHRRAKLRVQQQQRQREISLLAYHGANSYPSSMLDLSFLASLKLPSYEEVAAQPSTPPPPYSSVFTTPRYPQPPRTADPHLLTQHDPLLHRPLSDGPSSLSSDNSSSCSCDSCCPSSPCSSSLSAPVTYETDTSHATTPSEATPLAFDVTMETIAAAATRLEVNEARPAGAEVAVDIGDEDGAEAREPDAEDSLVTVAVVTGATSPQPLPSSGSEVPVGTTCPMKQQLDFTPRSPMVSAGSPMVSAGSPMVSAGSPMVSAGSPMVSAGSPVPLPSPTVDSLLPSIQTIESPAEDPKTTFMSGPSTLTESSPDTLTLRTLHLTRTFDTADVPGSPNSAPTPEVGRTLVLTDSASPSTPDPNPSLVPTPAPLNHTPAPAPVPSKLTQVLEPGPTNRISVSNPTLVNLTQPSTRVPNLRPKITIASDCETNPDLKPAPPDPTLASPTLAQCQFLELSPESDVALVPPSPMSGSAHYPESAAVLVSDLHPAAAPAGSGPSGVPSQSPDSDLLSPSAFNVQAGLGSGSGSASKLSSVGSRPGAPVLSFTTPASSSSSFPSITIESSFTPCQSPVAALSPSSPLPSSPSLPAPALLLDPLTALHQCNKGGSSPGHASSLSPSPRATQSPPKQTLFSPCVDVFEPGPPCWEDGEEEEEEDNDDDEDEDMGADESQYRHRRLTGDSGIEVCRCRVEEEEEEEEEEKEEEGARKEDGRRGGSAERDKNTGGDTDLHDSVDCPARGHTTTGEGLRPRNSASTATPTTEDGGKVVIVMETV